One window from the genome of Nitrosospira multiformis encodes:
- a CDS encoding ExeA family protein translates to MYLGHFGLSKQPFAHTIITDCFYEGGDRGATLDALIYMLTHGEGVEGIIQLTGDEGSGKTALCQVLMTRLPAGMKTIYLGGQNLSRDELFHAIADELRFELAESAMIEARTIVAICDLQNALIEKYDGKQVVLLVDEAHTMPAETLEALRLLYELESSHHKLLQIVLFGQPELKHTLALPPMRQLKNRITHHLIMQPFDAKAVNGYLMFRMRAAGHRGPDVFTPEAVRLIAAASGGLIQRINILADKSLLAAFAAHTRGIEAPHARTAVNDSGIKRRHLPNLRIAGAGAILAVVMLAVLGWQAQLFTPTNVTSTVASVSAEATAPVPLSTPLSPPAVALATPSLSPAASAPVSGSPVPSAPLVPAESPPPPRPSAPQGLSATAAGAIVSTQGGSAPTTEQHVTAKLDFGGVKLAGHKLLEQRIEATKQIMATVDKNYYTIQLFTTENVRPDRMERFLTRAQSLVNLSDLFIHPVTNDGVARFRVSYGIYVNRDQASVAETELPQKYKTDFQTELYTMGELR, encoded by the coding sequence ATGTATCTTGGCCATTTTGGACTTTCTAAACAGCCATTTGCCCATACAATAATCACCGATTGCTTTTATGAAGGAGGTGATAGAGGCGCAACCCTGGATGCGCTCATCTATATGTTGACCCATGGTGAGGGGGTCGAGGGCATTATCCAGCTCACTGGAGATGAGGGCAGTGGAAAAACCGCCTTATGTCAGGTACTGATGACACGGTTGCCCGCCGGGATGAAAACTATTTATCTGGGCGGGCAGAATTTGTCACGAGATGAGCTTTTCCACGCAATTGCCGACGAATTAAGGTTTGAGCTTGCTGAAAGCGCGATGATCGAAGCACGCACCATCGTCGCGATATGTGACCTGCAAAATGCGCTGATCGAGAAATATGATGGCAAACAAGTGGTGTTGCTGGTGGATGAAGCCCACACCATGCCGGCGGAGACTCTGGAAGCCTTACGATTACTTTACGAGCTCGAATCATCTCACCACAAATTGCTGCAAATTGTTCTGTTTGGCCAGCCAGAACTGAAGCATACGCTCGCTTTGCCACCCATGCGTCAGTTGAAGAATCGCATCACGCATCATTTAATAATGCAGCCGTTCGACGCTAAAGCAGTGAATGGCTATCTCATGTTCCGCATGCGCGCTGCTGGCCATCGCGGTCCGGATGTTTTTACTCCTGAAGCGGTAAGATTAATTGCCGCCGCTTCCGGTGGACTCATTCAGCGGATAAACATTCTTGCCGATAAGTCTCTGTTGGCGGCGTTTGCCGCCCATACTCGTGGCATAGAAGCCCCTCATGCCAGAACGGCTGTTAACGATTCCGGAATCAAGCGCCGCCATTTGCCGAATCTCCGCATAGCGGGTGCGGGCGCCATACTCGCCGTGGTAATGCTGGCGGTACTGGGTTGGCAGGCCCAGCTTTTTACGCCAACGAACGTTACCTCCACTGTTGCTTCGGTATCCGCTGAGGCGACAGCACCCGTTCCGCTCTCGACCCCACTATCTCCACCGGCGGTTGCATTAGCCACTCCCAGTCTCTCTCCGGCAGCCTCAGCACCGGTATCCGGATCTCCCGTACCCTCCGCCCCACTTGTGCCTGCCGAGTCTCCTCCACCGCCCCGACCCTCTGCGCCACAAGGATTATCCGCGACTGCGGCGGGAGCAATTGTGTCCACTCAGGGTGGGTCAGCTCCCACAACCGAACAACACGTAACCGCCAAGCTGGATTTTGGCGGAGTCAAGTTGGCGGGACATAAGCTGTTAGAACAGCGAATCGAGGCCACCAAGCAAATTATGGCCACGGTTGATAAAAATTACTATACTATTCAATTATTTACAACTGAAAATGTGCGGCCTGACCGGATGGAGCGGTTTCTGACTCGTGCTCAGAGCCTAGTCAATTTATCGGATCTTTTTATACATCCGGTCACCAACGACGGCGTGGCCAGATTCAGGGTTTCGTACGGAATTTATGTCAACCGCGACCAAGCCAGTGTGGCGGAGACCGAGCTTCC
- the gcvT gene encoding glycine cleavage system aminomethyltransferase GcvT: MKTTSLNQTHREMKAKMVDFGGWDMPLHYGSQLDEHHKVRSDAGMFDVSHMLAVDIKGESARSFLRRLVANNVDKLTQPGKALYTCMLNPQGGVIDDLIIYFLTESHFRMVVNAGTADKDMAWMQAQRDETAPGLEIIPRRDLAMIAVQGPNARARVWQVIPGAQAETEGLKLFQAATYDKYFIARTGYTGEDGFEIMLPSKDAAEFWHALHAAGVAPAGLGARDTLRLEAGMNLYGQDMDETSNPLESGLAWTVDLKSDRDFIGKPALLEKPVKQQLIGLILLERGVLRSHQKVATQYSDNEGDGEITSGGFSPSLNQSIALARLPLQVSAGDEVQVLVRDKMLRAKVVKHPFVRNGKSLI, translated from the coding sequence GTGAAAACAACCTCTCTTAATCAAACCCACCGCGAGATGAAGGCCAAAATGGTCGATTTCGGCGGTTGGGATATGCCCCTGCATTACGGCTCCCAGCTGGATGAGCATCACAAGGTACGTAGTGACGCCGGCATGTTCGACGTATCGCATATGTTGGCGGTAGATATCAAGGGCGAATCAGCACGTAGTTTTTTGCGGCGGCTGGTCGCCAACAACGTGGATAAGCTGACGCAGCCGGGAAAGGCACTTTATACGTGCATGCTCAATCCCCAAGGAGGCGTAATAGATGATCTGATCATCTATTTTTTGACGGAATCGCATTTTCGCATGGTAGTCAACGCGGGTACCGCTGACAAGGACATGGCGTGGATGCAGGCGCAACGCGATGAAACCGCACCCGGACTGGAAATCATTCCCCGCCGTGATCTAGCCATGATTGCGGTGCAAGGACCTAACGCACGCGCCAGGGTTTGGCAGGTCATTCCCGGTGCCCAGGCTGAGACAGAGGGCTTGAAGTTGTTTCAAGCGGCAACGTATGACAAATATTTCATCGCCCGTACCGGCTATACCGGGGAGGACGGCTTTGAAATCATGCTTCCCTCGAAGGATGCCGCGGAATTCTGGCACGCGCTCCATGCCGCGGGCGTAGCGCCAGCGGGGCTCGGTGCGCGTGACACTTTACGGCTTGAGGCTGGAATGAATCTTTACGGTCAGGATATGGATGAGACGTCCAACCCATTGGAATCTGGATTGGCCTGGACGGTTGATCTAAAAAGTGATCGGGATTTTATTGGCAAGCCGGCACTACTGGAAAAACCCGTTAAGCAACAATTGATTGGTTTGATTTTACTGGAGCGGGGCGTGCTGCGCAGCCACCAGAAGGTTGCTACGCAGTATAGCGACAACGAAGGCGACGGTGAGATAACCAGCGGCGGGTTCTCTCCCTCGCTTAATCAGTCTATCGCCCTGGCGCGCTTGCCGTTACAGGTATCCGCGGGAGATGAAGTACAGGTGTTGGTGCGGGACAAAATGCTGCGAGCGAAAGTGGTGAAGCATCCTTTCGTGCGAAACGGCAAGAGCTTGATTTGA
- the gcvH gene encoding glycine cleavage system protein GcvH — MIIPNDLKYTKSHEWVRLEDDGTVTIGITQHAQELLGDMVFVETPDVGRKLKQGEECAVVESVKAAADVYTPIAGEVTAVNPDLEPAPEKINQDAYAAWLFKLKPVNAADLNNLLDAAGYQKILESEED; from the coding sequence ATGATTATTCCAAACGATCTGAAATACACTAAATCCCATGAATGGGTCAGGCTTGAAGACGACGGGACAGTGACAATCGGCATTACTCAGCATGCTCAAGAGTTACTGGGCGACATGGTGTTCGTAGAGACGCCGGACGTCGGACGTAAACTTAAACAGGGGGAGGAATGCGCCGTAGTGGAGTCAGTCAAGGCTGCGGCCGACGTGTATACGCCCATCGCGGGAGAAGTCACCGCGGTTAATCCTGATCTTGAGCCGGCCCCGGAAAAAATCAATCAGGATGCCTACGCAGCATGGCTCTTTAAGCTAAAGCCAGTCAATGCCGCGGATCTGAACAATCTGCTCGATGCCGCAGGCTATCAGAAAATACTTGAGAGCGAGGAAGATTAA
- the gcvPA gene encoding aminomethyl-transferring glycine dehydrogenase subunit GcvPA: MPFIPHTEEDIQAMLASIGAKTIDDLFDEIPPALKGGSLKRVPPGLSEMEISRLMLERAEADGRYLSFIGAGAYEHHIPAAVWQITTRGEFYSSYTPYQAEASQGTLQLLYEYQTMMASLTGMDVSNASMYDGASALAEAALMAVRSHKSSRRILMPATVHPIYRSVVRAIVKNQGIDVVEIPYCKESGQTLPESLNAFDKEEFAALVIPQPNFFGVLEQVDALTDWAHSKNALAIGVVNPIALALLNPPGEWGAKGADVAVGEGQPLGIPLSSGGPYFGFMACKQALVRQMPGRIIGRTTDQDGKPGFVLTLQAREQHIRRSKATSNICTNQGLMVTAATIYMALTGPEGLRRIAAQSHANTLVLLEKLEALKGVKRIFNGSLFHETVISLPGPVDELLRTLKNQQILGGLSLKDFYPELGNAILVCATETKTPADLENYAGYLGKAIDKL, translated from the coding sequence ATGCCGTTCATTCCCCACACTGAAGAAGATATACAAGCGATGCTTGCAAGCATCGGCGCAAAAACCATCGATGATCTGTTCGATGAGATCCCTCCCGCTCTGAAAGGCGGCAGCTTGAAACGAGTGCCTCCCGGTTTGAGCGAAATGGAAATTTCGCGATTGATGCTGGAACGGGCCGAAGCGGATGGGCGTTATCTCAGTTTCATCGGTGCAGGTGCCTATGAGCACCATATTCCGGCAGCAGTATGGCAAATAACCACTCGCGGCGAATTCTATTCCTCATACACCCCCTATCAGGCGGAAGCGAGTCAAGGCACGCTGCAATTGCTCTACGAGTATCAGACCATGATGGCGTCGCTGACCGGAATGGATGTCTCCAATGCGAGTATGTACGATGGCGCTTCCGCACTGGCTGAAGCGGCATTGATGGCGGTACGCTCGCATAAATCCTCGCGCCGTATTCTGATGCCCGCAACGGTGCATCCCATCTACCGTAGCGTGGTACGCGCGATCGTCAAAAATCAGGGTATTGACGTGGTTGAAATCCCTTATTGCAAGGAGTCTGGCCAGACCTTGCCCGAATCTCTGAATGCGTTCGACAAGGAGGAATTTGCGGCGTTGGTCATTCCCCAGCCCAACTTCTTCGGTGTGCTCGAACAGGTTGATGCCCTCACCGATTGGGCGCATAGCAAGAATGCGCTTGCGATCGGCGTGGTCAACCCCATTGCGCTGGCATTGCTTAATCCACCCGGCGAATGGGGGGCGAAAGGTGCGGATGTAGCGGTGGGTGAAGGGCAGCCATTGGGAATTCCCCTTTCGAGCGGTGGGCCCTACTTCGGTTTCATGGCCTGCAAGCAGGCACTGGTGCGTCAGATGCCCGGGCGTATCATCGGCCGGACTACAGATCAGGATGGCAAGCCTGGCTTTGTTCTCACGCTACAGGCACGTGAGCAGCACATTCGACGCTCCAAGGCCACTTCCAACATCTGTACTAACCAAGGATTGATGGTCACCGCCGCCACCATTTATATGGCGCTGACGGGTCCGGAAGGGTTGCGGCGGATTGCCGCTCAGTCTCATGCAAACACCTTGGTTCTGCTGGAAAAACTGGAAGCCCTGAAAGGCGTAAAGAGAATTTTCAATGGATCATTGTTTCATGAAACAGTGATTTCGCTACCGGGACCGGTTGATGAGTTATTGCGGACGCTCAAAAATCAGCAGATATTGGGGGGACTGAGTCTAAAAGATTTTTATCCAGAGCTTGGCAACGCAATACTGGTATGCGCCACCGAAACCAAAACACCGGCGGATCTGGAAAATTACGCAGGGTATTTAGGCAAGGCAATTGACAAGCTATAA
- the tpx gene encoding thiol peroxidase: MVTLAGNPIKIEGTFPKTGEKAPAFSLVNKDLKDVTLADFAGKKKVLNIVPSLDTPVCAISTRKFNEKASNMENTAVLIIAADLPFAMSRFTDTEGLDKVVVLSTMRGAEFMKNYGVAITDSPLAGITARAVVVLDENDNVIHAELVPEIKDEPNYDAALAALK, encoded by the coding sequence ATGGTTACGCTTGCAGGCAATCCCATCAAAATTGAAGGAACCTTTCCCAAAACAGGCGAAAAAGCACCGGCATTTTCGCTGGTTAACAAGGATTTGAAGGATGTCACGCTGGCTGACTTTGCCGGCAAGAAAAAAGTACTTAACATTGTTCCCAGTTTGGATACCCCCGTCTGTGCCATCTCTACCCGCAAGTTTAATGAGAAGGCCAGCAACATGGAGAATACCGCGGTGCTGATAATCGCCGCTGACTTGCCTTTTGCAATGAGCCGTTTCACTGATACCGAAGGATTGGACAAAGTGGTGGTATTGTCCACCATGCGGGGGGCGGAGTTCATGAAGAATTATGGCGTTGCCATTACCGACAGTCCGCTGGCTGGCATTACCGCTCGTGCCGTTGTGGTACTGGATGAAAACGACAACGTGATTCACGCTGAACTGGTGCCGGAAATTAAAGATGAGCCCAATTACGATGCAGCTCTGGCGGCTCTGAAATAA
- the gcvPB gene encoding aminomethyl-transferring glycine dehydrogenase subunit GcvPB — protein MLIFEHARPGRRNYSQSPATAAKTDSIPQSLLRKVPLLLPEVSEMDAVRHYTRLSQKNFSIDTQFYPLGSCTMKYNPRACNSLAMLPQFLARHPRAPESTGQGFLACMYELQEILKDVTGMAGVSLTPMAGAQGELIGIAMIRAYHEARGDSARTEIIVPDAAHGTNPATAVMCGYKVVEIATDKEGDVDMDALKAAVGPKTAGLMLTNPSTLGVFEKNVAEMSKIVHQAGGLLYYDGANLNAILGKVKPGDMGFDVIHINLHKTFSTPHGGGGPGSAPVGVAERLLPFMPVPVVASENGVYRWLTEKEIPQSIGRLSAHMGNAGVLLRAYVYVRLLGAEGMHRVADFAALNANYLMAELSKAGFEIAYPTRRASHEFIVTLKELKEKTGVTAMNVAKRLLDKGYHAPTTYFPLLVPECLLIEPAETESKETLDAFVVSMKEILEEAYTQPEMVKGAPYNTPVRKLDDVKAARELDLAWKQP, from the coding sequence ATGTTGATATTCGAACACGCGCGCCCCGGCCGGCGCAATTATTCGCAATCCCCCGCGACGGCAGCGAAAACAGATAGTATTCCCCAGAGTTTATTGCGTAAAGTGCCGCTGCTGCTGCCGGAAGTATCTGAAATGGATGCGGTGCGTCATTACACGCGACTGTCGCAAAAGAATTTCTCGATAGATACGCAGTTTTATCCGCTTGGTTCCTGCACGATGAAGTACAACCCGCGGGCATGCAACTCCCTGGCTATGCTGCCGCAATTTCTGGCGCGGCATCCGAGGGCACCTGAAAGTACCGGGCAGGGATTCCTTGCATGCATGTATGAGTTGCAGGAAATCTTGAAAGATGTAACCGGCATGGCGGGTGTAAGCCTCACACCGATGGCCGGTGCACAGGGTGAATTAATCGGCATAGCAATGATACGCGCCTATCATGAAGCGCGCGGAGACTCTGCCCGTACCGAAATCATTGTTCCTGATGCCGCCCATGGTACCAACCCCGCCACAGCGGTCATGTGTGGCTACAAGGTGGTGGAAATTGCCACGGATAAGGAAGGCGACGTGGATATGGACGCGCTCAAAGCGGCTGTGGGTCCGAAAACTGCCGGGTTGATGCTGACCAATCCTTCCACGCTCGGCGTATTTGAGAAGAATGTGGCCGAGATGAGCAAAATCGTCCACCAGGCGGGCGGATTGCTCTACTACGACGGTGCCAACCTTAATGCGATACTTGGCAAGGTAAAGCCCGGTGACATGGGTTTTGACGTCATTCACATCAATCTGCACAAAACTTTCTCAACCCCCCATGGCGGCGGAGGGCCAGGTTCAGCGCCTGTGGGTGTTGCCGAACGTTTATTGCCATTCATGCCCGTACCGGTGGTGGCATCTGAAAACGGCGTCTATCGCTGGCTAACGGAAAAGGAGATACCCCAATCCATCGGCAGGCTTTCGGCACATATGGGCAATGCGGGCGTGCTGCTGCGAGCGTATGTCTATGTCCGTCTGCTAGGAGCGGAAGGCATGCACCGCGTGGCTGATTTCGCCGCGCTCAATGCCAATTACCTGATGGCGGAATTGAGCAAAGCAGGTTTTGAAATCGCCTACCCGACCCGCCGCGCCAGCCATGAATTTATCGTCACGCTAAAAGAGCTGAAGGAAAAAACCGGCGTCACTGCAATGAACGTAGCCAAACGGCTGCTGGACAAGGGCTATCACGCACCTACCACCTATTTTCCGCTACTGGTGCCGGAATGCCTGCTGATCGAGCCTGCTGAAACGGAATCCAAGGAAACGCTCGATGCATTTGTCGTGTCCATGAAGGAGATCCTGGAAGAAGCCTACACTCAACCGGAAATGGTCAAGGGTGCGCCCTACAACACGCCGGTGCGCAAGCTGGATGATGTAAAAGCTGCACGGGAACTGGATTTGGCCTGGAAACAACCTTGA
- a CDS encoding carbohydrate kinase family protein: MHTLICGSMAYDTIMVFNDHFKNHILPEKIHILNVAFLVPDMRREFGGCAGNIAYNLQMIGGNPLIMATVGDDHQPYASRLSGLALAQTHVRHIDATFTAQAFITTDLADNQITAFHPGAMNFSHENHVSDAKNVSLGIIAPDGRDGMVQHAQEFHEAGIPFVFDPGQGLPMFNGEELLDFIGKADYVAVNDYEGQLLHERTGYPLESLAKLVKGLIVTKGSEGSIIYADSQQIVIPSVKPERLIDPTGCGDAYRAGLLYGLTNEMDWQSTGQLASLMGALKIAQRGGQNHSFSRDEIDQRYFEVFGNRIL, translated from the coding sequence ATGCATACACTCATTTGCGGTTCCATGGCCTACGACACTATCATGGTGTTCAACGACCATTTCAAGAATCATATCCTGCCGGAAAAAATTCACATTCTGAATGTTGCTTTTCTGGTTCCGGATATGCGCAGAGAATTTGGCGGCTGCGCCGGAAATATTGCCTATAACCTGCAAATGATCGGTGGCAATCCGCTTATCATGGCGACAGTGGGCGACGACCATCAACCCTATGCCAGTCGCTTGAGCGGTCTGGCGCTGGCGCAAACTCATGTCCGCCACATAGATGCCACATTCACCGCACAAGCGTTCATCACCACTGATCTGGCGGATAACCAGATCACCGCGTTCCATCCCGGTGCAATGAATTTTTCGCATGAAAACCATGTGAGTGATGCGAAAAACGTAAGCCTCGGCATTATTGCTCCAGATGGGCGTGATGGCATGGTACAGCACGCCCAGGAGTTTCATGAAGCAGGTATTCCGTTCGTATTTGATCCCGGGCAAGGACTGCCCATGTTCAATGGCGAAGAGCTGCTGGACTTTATCGGCAAGGCTGATTACGTTGCCGTCAATGACTACGAAGGCCAGTTACTGCATGAGCGTACCGGATATCCGCTGGAATCGTTGGCGAAACTCGTAAAAGGTTTGATAGTCACAAAAGGTTCTGAAGGGTCGATAATTTATGCCGACAGTCAACAAATTGTGATCCCGAGCGTTAAACCAGAGAGGCTGATCGATCCGACTGGTTGTGGTGATGCTTACCGTGCGGGACTACTTTACGGTCTCACCAATGAAATGGATTGGCAGAGCACCGGGCAGCTTGCCTCGCTGATGGGGGCACTGAAAATCGCCCAGCGCGGCGGGCAGAATCACAGTTTCAGCCGGGATGAGATTGATCAACGATATTTTGAGGTTTTCGGCAATCGCATTCTATAA
- a CDS encoding lysophospholipid acyltransferase family protein, with the protein MKNATTSRLTQIVRAIRLLLHIISGLAQSAIYPHLSQSAQRRMAQSWSAILLKILRIRLRYSGVMPAAEERRVMLAANHVSWLDVYSLNAACPARFVAKSEIRGWPLLGWLSRNAGTLFIERAKRSDTARINTDIGNVLMMGDRIAVFPEGTTSDGTMLRHFHASLLQPAVTVAAILCPVAIRYTDATGMISKAAAFTNISMLESLRQILREPWINVELIFTDPIHSDGKNRRELARYAEHAIASALFLPLPHKTPGRPFDLPAEPQ; encoded by the coding sequence ATGAAGAATGCTACTACGAGCAGGTTGACACAAATTGTTCGTGCCATCCGTTTGTTGCTGCACATCATTTCAGGCTTGGCTCAATCCGCGATATATCCGCACCTGAGTCAGTCAGCACAAAGGCGCATGGCGCAAAGCTGGTCGGCGATACTTCTTAAAATTCTACGCATCAGGTTGCGCTACAGCGGTGTCATGCCTGCCGCTGAAGAGCGCCGAGTAATGTTAGCGGCCAATCATGTTTCCTGGCTGGATGTTTATTCCCTGAATGCGGCATGCCCTGCTCGCTTCGTCGCCAAATCCGAAATTCGTGGCTGGCCGTTACTCGGCTGGTTAAGCCGGAATGCGGGAACATTATTCATCGAGCGTGCGAAGCGCAGCGATACCGCCCGGATCAACACGGACATTGGCAATGTATTGATGATGGGAGACCGGATTGCGGTATTCCCGGAAGGCACCACCAGCGACGGGACCATGCTCCGGCACTTTCATGCGTCGCTATTGCAGCCGGCGGTAACGGTTGCAGCAATATTATGCCCGGTTGCGATACGTTATACCGACGCCACAGGAATGATTAGCAAAGCGGCGGCGTTCACCAATATCTCGATGCTGGAATCGCTGCGGCAAATATTGCGGGAACCGTGGATTAACGTCGAATTAATCTTCACCGACCCTATTCATAGCGACGGGAAGAACCGGCGAGAACTGGCGCGTTATGCCGAGCATGCTATTGCCAGCGCTTTGTTCCTTCCCCTGCCGCACAAGACACCTGGAAGACCTTTCGATCTTCCAGCCGAACCGCAGTGA
- a CDS encoding symmetrical bis(5'-nucleosyl)-tetraphosphatase, with the protein MATFAIGDLQGCYKEFRQLLDLIRFDCSKDRLWLVGDIVNRGPDSLSILRFVRGLNDAVVMVLGNHDLHLLMVAEGCARLYRNDTLQEILSAPDRDELLHWLRHQRLLHVHENHVMVHAGLLPSWDVEQAMLLAQLVETVLRGGDFHDLCAHMYGNEPDHWDDSLEGYARLRVIINAMTRMRVCTPGGKMNFAHKGLVQDIPAGYLPWFEVPNRVSREATIICGHWSALGLQIRSNLIALDTGCLWGGNLTAVRLEDRKVFQVSCAAGEGTKRWQ; encoded by the coding sequence ATGGCTACTTTCGCAATCGGTGATTTACAAGGGTGTTATAAGGAGTTCAGGCAGCTTCTTGACCTGATCCGTTTCGATTGCTCGAAAGACAGATTGTGGCTGGTGGGGGATATTGTCAACCGAGGGCCGGATTCGCTATCGATATTGCGTTTTGTCCGGGGATTGAATGACGCGGTAGTCATGGTACTAGGCAATCACGATCTGCATTTACTCATGGTTGCTGAAGGTTGCGCCAGATTGTACCGGAACGATACGTTACAGGAAATACTTTCTGCGCCTGACAGGGATGAGTTGCTCCACTGGTTACGGCATCAGCGGCTGCTGCATGTGCATGAGAACCATGTCATGGTGCATGCGGGTTTGTTGCCGTCATGGGACGTAGAACAAGCCATGCTGCTTGCTCAATTAGTTGAAACAGTGCTTCGCGGCGGAGATTTCCACGATTTATGTGCCCATATGTATGGCAACGAACCCGACCATTGGGACGACAGTCTCGAAGGATATGCGCGCCTGCGAGTGATCATCAACGCCATGACGCGGATGCGCGTGTGCACACCCGGCGGGAAAATGAATTTCGCTCATAAGGGGTTGGTCCAGGACATTCCGGCTGGCTATTTGCCGTGGTTTGAGGTGCCGAATCGTGTCAGCCGGGAAGCTACCATTATTTGCGGCCATTGGTCGGCGCTAGGTTTGCAAATCAGAAGCAATCTGATAGCGCTGGATACCGGTTGCTTATGGGGAGGAAATCTCACTGCGGTTCGGCTGGAAGATCGAAAGGTCTTCCAGGTGTCTTGTGCGGCAGGGGAAGGAACAAAGCGCTGGCAATAG
- a CDS encoding c-type cytochrome, translating into MSEIDEEEGHTSSIKTPKQLITVLVSAFLFPVLTIILLAQLVTGPRQIDQDDPIYSDEAVAKRLKPVGRLIVASDSPQADENVGVTSQTAGAVAAPAAAADGADRIKTIYTASCAACHTSGAAGAPKLGDKSTWASRIKSGTDTLYNSALKGKNAMPAKGGNASLSDADVKAVVDYMVSQAK; encoded by the coding sequence GTGAGCGAGATTGATGAAGAAGAAGGGCATACCTCGTCCATCAAGACACCGAAACAATTGATTACGGTCCTTGTGTCCGCTTTCTTGTTTCCAGTCTTGACTATTATCTTGTTGGCACAGCTTGTTACTGGTCCTAGGCAGATAGATCAGGATGATCCCATTTATTCGGATGAAGCCGTCGCGAAGCGCTTGAAACCGGTGGGCCGGCTGATCGTTGCAAGTGACTCGCCGCAGGCTGACGAGAACGTGGGCGTAACCAGTCAGACGGCAGGTGCGGTAGCCGCTCCGGCAGCGGCTGCAGATGGCGCAGATAGGATTAAGACAATCTACACAGCAAGTTGCGCTGCGTGTCACACAAGCGGTGCGGCGGGCGCTCCCAAACTCGGTGATAAATCGACATGGGCTTCCCGTATTAAGAGTGGTACGGATACACTATACAATAGCGCGCTCAAGGGCAAGAATGCGATGCCCGCCAAAGGCGGGAATGCCAGCCTATCTGATGCCGATGTCAAAGCGGTGGTGGATTATATGGTGAGCCAGGCAAAATAA
- a CDS encoding OmpP1/FadL family transporter has translation MSIAGSAVAAGFALQNQNGAGTGYAYAGAAAVAQDASTIYFNPAGMTYLAPRHHVSGALSLLVRSLKFNDTGSGTLLGYPLGDNGGQAGGLAAIPAVYWTMPVTSALRLGLGVSPTFGNSTEWKNTFIGRYQGVFSEINAINFNPSIAWRVNDAISLGLGFNVVRFEADLRTMSPVTALLPARVDTRAKVTGDDIGFGYNLGAMFQLNQATRVGLTYRSTVNLKVDGHLGVLSSTLPASVSVELPNTASIAISHRVNDRLQLLGDLTWTGWSSISTLTVRSRTSGSVLSNEPLGFKDSYRVGVGAQYQYSDTFRLQTGVAYDQSPVRNATDRTVRLPDSDRVWLSVGFNQKINERTSIDAGYAHLFFDKSEIDRATNNNPMLQVVRGSFNTSVHIISVQLNHRF, from the coding sequence ATGTCCATTGCCGGTAGTGCTGTCGCGGCAGGATTTGCCTTACAAAACCAGAATGGCGCTGGAACGGGCTATGCCTACGCCGGAGCAGCGGCAGTCGCGCAAGATGCTTCAACGATCTATTTCAATCCGGCCGGCATGACCTATCTTGCCCCCAGACATCATGTCTCCGGGGCATTGAGCTTATTGGTGCGGTCGCTGAAGTTCAATGACACGGGTAGCGGCACATTACTGGGCTACCCCCTCGGTGACAACGGCGGCCAGGCGGGTGGTTTGGCCGCGATTCCTGCGGTTTATTGGACCATGCCTGTTACATCCGCGCTGCGCCTCGGGTTGGGTGTATCGCCAACCTTTGGCAACTCCACGGAATGGAAAAATACCTTTATCGGCCGATATCAGGGCGTATTCTCGGAGATAAATGCCATCAATTTTAATCCCAGTATTGCCTGGCGAGTGAATGATGCCATCTCGCTCGGTCTAGGCTTCAACGTCGTGAGATTCGAAGCTGATCTGCGCACCATGTCGCCCGTAACAGCGCTATTACCTGCACGGGTGGATACCAGAGCAAAAGTGACCGGTGACGATATAGGTTTTGGCTATAACCTTGGTGCCATGTTCCAGTTAAACCAGGCCACGCGCGTGGGTCTAACCTATCGATCAACGGTGAATCTGAAAGTTGATGGGCATCTTGGGGTACTCAGCAGTACCCTTCCGGCATCCGTCTCTGTTGAGTTGCCGAATACTGCATCGATAGCAATATCTCATAGAGTCAATGACCGGTTGCAGCTTCTCGGTGATTTAACATGGACAGGCTGGAGTAGCATTTCCACATTAACGGTCAGGAGTCGTACTTCCGGATCTGTCCTGTCAAACGAGCCGCTGGGTTTTAAAGACAGCTATCGCGTGGGGGTAGGAGCGCAATACCAATATAGCGATACCTTTCGGCTACAGACAGGAGTCGCTTACGATCAGTCACCGGTGCGCAACGCAACGGATCGAACCGTCCGGCTGCCGGACTCGGATCGCGTCTGGTTAAGCGTGGGCTTTAACCAGAAGATCAATGAACGAACATCGATTGATGCGGGATATGCCCACCTGTTTTTTGACAAGAGCGAGATCGATCGGGCGACGAATAATAACCCGATGCTCCAGGTTGTCCGTGGTTCCTTCAATACTTCGGTACACATCATTTCTGTTCAACTCAATCACCGATTTTGA